TGTGTCAGACTCGCTCGCCCTTTCGCGAGGTGCACCGATGGCGAAGCAGCGCATGACCCCTTCCGAGGCGTTCGTCGAGACGCTCGTTTCGCAGGGCGTGACCCACGTGTTCGGGATCGTCGGCTCGGCCTACATGGACGCGCTCGACCTTTTTCCCACCGCGGGCATTCGCTTCGTGCCCACCGTGCACGAGCAGGGCGCGGCACACATGGCCGACGGCTTCTCGCGCGTGAGCGGGAAACACGGCGTGTGCATCGCGCAGAACGGCCCGGGCATCACGAACTTCGTCACCGCGATCGCCGCCGCCTACTGGGCGCACAGTCCGGTCGTCGCGATCACGCCCGAGGCAGGCTCGCTCGGTGTCGGGCTCGGCGGCTTTCAGGAGACGGACCAGCTCCCGATCTTCTCGAAGATCACGAAGTATCAGGCCCACGTGAACTCGCCCGCGCGCATGGCGGAGCTGACGGCGCGCGCCTTCGACCGCGCGCACCTCGAGCTCGGGCCGACGCAGCTCAACATCCCGCGCGACTACTTCTACGGCGACGTCGAATGCGAGATCCCCGCGCCACTGAAGATCTCGCGCGGCCCCGGCGCGAGCGCCGACCTCGACGCTGCGGCGAAGCTGCTCTCCGAGGCGCGCTTCCCGGTGATCATCGCGGGCGGCGGCGTGGTGATGTCGAACGGCGCGGCCGCGCTCGTCGCGCTCGCCGAGAAGCTCGGCGCCGCCGTCGTGAACTCGTACCTCCACAACGACTCGTTCCCC
The genomic region above belongs to Deltaproteobacteria bacterium and contains:
- a CDS encoding sulfoacetaldehyde acetyltransferase (catalyzes the formation of acetyl phosphate and sulfite from 2-sulfoacetaldehyde; is active when grown on taurine as a sole carbon source) → MAKQRMTPSEAFVETLVSQGVTHVFGIVGSAYMDALDLFPTAGIRFVPTVHEQGAAHMADGFSRVSGKHGVCIAQNGPGITNFVTAIAAAYWAHSPVVAITPEAGSLGVGLGGFQETDQLPIFSKITKYQAHVNSPARMAELTARAFDRAHLELGPTQLNIPRDYFYGDVECEIPAPLKISRGPGASADLDAAAKLLSEARFPVIIAGGGVVMSNGAAALVALAEKLGAAVVNSYLHNDSFPASHALACGPLGYHGSKAAMRVIAQADVVLALGSRLGPFGTLPQYGFDYWPANAKLVQVDADPRVLGLVKKTHVAVCGDAREAAEALTARLAQRALAGDVTRAERAATIAREKQRWTEERASWDHEQDAWSVREMRGSAYLHP